Part of the Blastocatellia bacterium genome is shown below.
GGCCCTGGAGCGTGTCAATAATTTAATTACGTTTTGTCACACAATGGGTAAGCCGCTGCTCTGCGGGCGCGGCTGAGCGCGGCTTCCCCTTACTTCATCTTCCGATAGCGCCGGATGAGCGCATTGGTCGAGCTGTCATGCGCCGGCGCGTCCTGGCCAGAGAGTTCGGGGATGATGCGCTTGGCAAGCACCTTGCCGAGTTCGACGCCCCACTGGTCAAAGGAATCGATGTTCCAGATCACGCCTTGCGTAAAGACGCTATGCTCGTACAGCGCCACGAGCTTGCCCAGCGCTTCGGGGGTCAACTGTTCAAGCAGGAGGGTATTCGACGGGCGGTTGCCGGTAAACGTGCGGTGCGGCACCAGCCAATCGGGCGCGCCTTCGCCGCGCACCTCGTCCGCCGTCTTGCCAAAGGCCAGCGCCTCGCTCTGCGCCAGCAGGTTCGCCATCAACAGGTCATGGTGATTGCCGAGCGGGTTGAGCGAGCGGCAGAAGCCGATGAAGTCGCAAGGGATCAGCCGCGTCCCCTGATGAATCAACTGGTAGAACGAATGCTGGCCGTTGGTGCCCGGCTCGCCCCAGTAGATCGGCCCCGTGTCATAGTCAACCGCCGCGCCGTCTACGGTGACGCGCTTGCCGTTTGATTCCATCGTCAGTTGTTGCAGGTAAGCCGGAAAGCGCTTGAGGTACTGGTCATACGGCAGCACCGCGACCGTCTGCGCGCCGAAGAAGTTGTTATACCAGACCGCCAGCAAGCCCATCAGCACCGGCAGGTTCTGCTCAAGCGGCGCGCTGCGGAAATGCTCGTCCATCGCGTGAAAGCCGGCCAGCATCTCGCGGAAGTTGTCCGGCCCGATGGCGATCATGGACGAAAGCCCGATGGCCGAGTCCATCGAGTAACGCCCGCCGACCCAGTCCCAGAAGCCGAACATATTGGCGGTGTCTATGCCGAACTTCGTCACCTCTTCGGCGTTGGTTGAAACCGCGACGAAATGTTTGGCAATCGCCGCTTCGTCGCGCAGCGAGCCGAGCGCCCAGGCGCGCGCCGTCTGCGCGTTGGTCATGGTTTCGAGCGTCGTGAAGGTCTTTGACGAAACGATGAACAGCGTCTCTTCGGCGTCGAGGTCGCGTGTAGCTTCGGCAAAGTCTGTGCCGTCAATATTCGAGACGAAGCGGAAGGTCATATCGCGGGCGCTGTAATGGCGCAGCGCTTCGTAAGCCATGACCGGGCCGAGGTCCGAGCCGCCGATGCCGATATTGACGACGTTGCGGATCGCCTTACCCGTATGGCCCGTCCATTCGCCGCTGCGCACGCGGTCGGCAAATGCCGCCATGTGATCGAGCACGGCGTGAACTTCCGGCACGACATCGACACCGTCTACGAGGATGGTCTGATTGCGCGGCGCTCGCAAAGCGACATGCAGGACGGCGCGATTTTCCGTCAGGTTGATCTTGTCGCCGCGAAACATCTGGTCACGGCGCTCTGCGACGCCGCAGGCTTCGGCCAGACGGACGAGCAGGCGGATGGTCTCGTCGGTGACGCGGTTTTTCGAGTAGTCGAAGTAGATGCCGAGGTCTTCGATGACCATGCGAGTGCCGCGCTTAGGGTCT
Proteins encoded:
- the pgi gene encoding glucose-6-phosphate isomerase, producing the protein MTDTTPLTERPAYQVLAAHYQQIKGRHLRELFAEDPKRGTRMVIEDLGIYFDYSKNRVTDETIRLLVRLAEACGVAERRDQMFRGDKINLTENRAVLHVALRAPRNQTILVDGVDVVPEVHAVLDHMAAFADRVRSGEWTGHTGKAIRNVVNIGIGGSDLGPVMAYEALRHYSARDMTFRFVSNIDGTDFAEATRDLDAEETLFIVSSKTFTTLETMTNAQTARAWALGSLRDEAAIAKHFVAVSTNAEEVTKFGIDTANMFGFWDWVGGRYSMDSAIGLSSMIAIGPDNFREMLAGFHAMDEHFRSAPLEQNLPVLMGLLAVWYNNFFGAQTVAVLPYDQYLKRFPAYLQQLTMESNGKRVTVDGAAVDYDTGPIYWGEPGTNGQHSFYQLIHQGTRLIPCDFIGFCRSLNPLGNHHDLLMANLLAQSEALAFGKTADEVRGEGAPDWLVPHRTFTGNRPSNTLLLEQLTPEALGKLVALYEHSVFTQGVIWNIDSFDQWGVELGKVLAKRIIPELSGQDAPAHDSSTNALIRRYRKMK